A genomic stretch from Syntrophomonadaceae bacterium includes:
- a CDS encoding ABC transporter ATP-binding protein, translating into MIQAENLTKIYRINDTEIKVLNVINLHVEKGEFIALQGPSGCGKSTLLNILGCLETATSGRVLIDGADTSKLNDDDLAKIRQEKIGYIFQAYNLIPTLSAFENVMLPMLFAGKDDGVNSSASKRATMLLKNVDMQHRLDHKPSALSGGEQQRVAIARALSNNPEILIGDELTGNLDSKAGLAVMEILINLNKEGQTIILATHDSTVANMANRIVKIKDGKILD; encoded by the coding sequence ATGATTCAAGCTGAAAATCTAACAAAAATTTATAGAATAAATGACACTGAAATAAAGGTCTTAAATGTCATCAATCTACATGTAGAAAAAGGAGAGTTTATTGCTTTACAAGGTCCGTCAGGCTGCGGGAAATCCACCCTTTTAAATATCCTCGGTTGTCTTGAAACCGCAACAAGTGGAAGGGTTTTGATTGATGGTGCAGATACATCCAAGTTAAATGATGACGATCTGGCTAAAATCAGACAAGAAAAAATAGGATATATATTTCAAGCATATAACTTGATCCCAACCTTAAGTGCGTTCGAGAACGTAATGCTGCCGATGTTATTTGCCGGGAAGGATGATGGAGTAAACAGCAGTGCATCTAAAAGGGCAACAATGCTGCTTAAAAATGTAGATATGCAGCACAGATTGGATCACAAACCCTCTGCATTAAGTGGTGGCGAGCAGCAGCGGGTGGCTATTGCCAGAGCATTGAGCAATAACCCGGAAATCCTTATTGGTGATGAACTGACTGGTAATCTTGACAGCAAAGCAGGCCTTGCGGTCATGGAAATATTAATCAATTTAAATAAAGAAGGACAGACAATTATCCTTGCCACCCACGACTCAACAGTTGCCAATATGGCAAATAGGATTGTGAAAATAAAAGATGGTAAAATTTTAGACTAG
- a CDS encoding flippase-like domain-containing protein, with amino-acid sequence MISYKKVLLYIAALAAMVAVLRGADFQEILVCLLAMEIRHFIVATLMQLLTITLIIWQWRLASQATGKSIPWGKLIYLNMAGTFVESVTPAMKAGAELTRIYLLKSHVGLELTTATSIVILQKTISLLTFILLNIAGLIFFLFLYSGYFANKAFFVANLVVFAVVFLLLVIFIIKPNSVNSFIRPIPVIPARIKLKAESFLISLQQTFANLMRNTKLCLFMLIQAFAIWLLYVVKAYIIVQSLAIESSIMEVAVATLFSYMIAMIPLFPGGLGSFEAAYTFMFVSMGYDIEQGIAAALALRLVTFWFVFLISVLYMVFHAMTKNVRKMLSWLAKSNFHGSKS; translated from the coding sequence ATGATCAGTTATAAAAAGGTATTGTTGTATATAGCGGCATTGGCGGCTATGGTGGCGGTTCTTAGGGGAGCCGATTTTCAGGAAATATTGGTTTGCCTTTTGGCCATGGAGATAAGACACTTCATTGTCGCAACGTTAATGCAACTCCTGACGATTACACTGATTATTTGGCAATGGCGACTTGCTTCCCAAGCGACCGGAAAATCGATCCCTTGGGGGAAGCTAATTTATCTAAACATGGCAGGAACGTTTGTGGAAAGCGTGACGCCTGCAATGAAGGCAGGAGCTGAGCTGACAAGGATTTACCTGTTGAAATCTCATGTCGGCCTTGAGCTGACTACAGCCACCTCGATAGTGATTCTGCAGAAAACCATTAGCCTCTTAACTTTTATTTTGCTGAACATTGCCGGGTTAATATTTTTTCTGTTTCTATATTCAGGTTACTTTGCTAACAAAGCCTTTTTTGTGGCAAATCTAGTCGTATTCGCAGTCGTTTTTTTGTTACTGGTTATTTTTATAATTAAACCAAATTCGGTAAACAGCTTTATCCGGCCTATCCCTGTTATTCCCGCGCGCATCAAATTAAAGGCAGAATCTTTTCTCATCTCGCTCCAACAGACCTTTGCCAATTTAATGAGAAACACCAAGTTATGCTTATTCATGCTTATCCAAGCTTTTGCCATATGGCTACTCTATGTTGTAAAAGCTTATATTATTGTGCAATCGCTCGCTATCGAGAGTAGTATAATGGAAGTTGCAGTAGCAACGCTTTTTTCGTACATGATCGCCATGATTCCTTTATTTCCCGGTGGATTGGGCTCTTTTGAAGCTGCATACACTTTTATGTTTGTTTCTATGGGCTATGACATCGAACAGGGCATTGCAGCCGCATTAGCCCTGCGCCTGGTTACTTTTTGGTTTGTTTTCCTAATAAGTGTGCTTTATATGGTTTTTCATGCAATGACAAAAAATGTCCGGAAAATGCTGTCCTGGTTAGCAAAATCAAATTTCCACGGATCTAAATCTTAA
- a CDS encoding ferrous iron transporter B codes for MPRAGEIPKILLIGNPNVGKSVIFSKLTGHEVMASNYAGTTVTYSSGKAKLHGKQAVITDVPGMYSLEATSIAEQVALKLLNAGADAVICVLDATNLERNLNFALQLKELGLPLVFALNLMDVAEQKGIYIDVLALQEELGYPVISTVAVRNIGLTELLSKALTAAAQTGKTRREHVLSSEERWKEVGRIISIVQKVEHRHPTLWERLGDSMIMPFPGLFIAFLVLAVSIGIVVGGGRGLRAVLLLPLVNDFYAPFISSLVSTLIPEGMIRSILIGDFGILIKIIEWPFALILPYVFLFYIVLSFLEDTGYLPRLGILADGIMRRLGIQGGDLIPMMMGYGCAVPAILGTRAATTYKQRLIVSALVALAVPCASQSGALFALLGERSVLLLVLVYFISLCAIILCGMFLKRVIPGQSDTILIEVPNLLMPNPHALFKKILMRIKHFMIEAGILMLIGIAIAALVAETGVLVNFSKLVAPIVVNWLGLPGEAALSLILGILRRELAVLPLLEMELTTVQLLIGSLVSLFYIPCLAVLGVLIREFGVWVTATLGISTIIFALFFAGLINQAINLILFIM; via the coding sequence ATGCCCCGGGCCGGAGAAATCCCCAAAATATTGCTGATCGGCAACCCTAATGTCGGGAAAAGCGTCATCTTCTCCAAATTAACCGGCCATGAAGTTATGGCCTCTAACTATGCCGGAACGACAGTCACATATTCTTCAGGAAAAGCTAAGCTGCACGGGAAACAAGCCGTAATAACGGACGTACCGGGCATGTATTCACTGGAAGCTACTTCCATCGCAGAGCAAGTAGCCTTGAAGTTGTTGAATGCAGGTGCGGATGCGGTTATCTGTGTATTGGATGCGACAAATCTTGAAAGAAACCTGAATTTTGCCCTTCAGCTTAAAGAACTGGGCCTCCCGCTGGTTTTTGCCTTGAATTTGATGGATGTGGCGGAACAAAAAGGTATATATATAGATGTTCTGGCTCTGCAAGAGGAACTTGGTTACCCGGTAATTTCAACGGTAGCCGTAAGAAACATAGGGTTAACTGAACTTTTGAGCAAGGCATTAACGGCTGCCGCACAAACCGGTAAAACCAGGAGAGAGCATGTGCTATCCTCCGAGGAGCGTTGGAAGGAAGTAGGCAGGATTATCAGTATAGTTCAGAAGGTGGAGCATCGTCACCCCACACTTTGGGAGCGCTTGGGTGACAGCATGATCATGCCTTTCCCAGGTCTTTTCATAGCTTTTTTGGTGTTGGCTGTCTCTATCGGAATAGTTGTAGGCGGGGGCAGAGGCCTGAGAGCCGTTCTTCTTCTCCCTCTGGTGAATGATTTCTACGCGCCATTTATTTCAAGTCTTGTGTCAACGCTTATACCCGAAGGCATGATTCGCAGCATCCTGATTGGTGATTTCGGGATATTGATAAAAATTATCGAATGGCCATTTGCCCTGATTCTACCGTATGTTTTTTTGTTTTATATTGTGTTGTCATTTCTTGAGGATACTGGTTATCTGCCTCGACTCGGCATCCTGGCCGACGGGATAATGAGGCGTCTTGGGATACAGGGAGGCGACCTTATACCCATGATGATGGGCTACGGCTGTGCCGTACCTGCAATACTGGGCACTCGCGCCGCCACAACCTATAAGCAGCGCCTGATAGTTTCCGCTTTAGTTGCTTTGGCGGTTCCATGTGCTTCACAAAGCGGCGCTTTATTTGCCTTGCTTGGTGAGAGATCCGTTTTGCTGCTAGTTTTAGTATACTTTATCTCGCTCTGCGCCATTATCTTATGTGGCATGTTTTTAAAACGGGTCATACCTGGACAAAGCGACACTATTTTAATAGAGGTGCCCAACCTCCTGATGCCAAACCCCCATGCCCTGTTCAAAAAAATATTGATGCGCATAAAGCATTTCATGATTGAGGCCGGAATCCTGATGCTTATCGGCATAGCCATCGCTGCGCTCGTAGCTGAAACCGGTGTGCTAGTGAATTTCAGTAAACTTGTGGCACCTATTGTCGTAAATTGGCTTGGGTTGCCAGGTGAAGCTGCTCTTTCACTCATTTTGGGTATCCTGAGGCGTGAACTTGCAGTATTGCCTTTACTGGAAATGGAATTGACCACCGTTCAGCTTCTTATTGGTTCACTAGTCTCATTGTTCTATATACCCTGCCTGGCAGTTTTAGGTGTGTTGATAAGGGAGTTCGGCGTGTGGGTCACAGCTACATTAGGCATTTCAACCATCATATTCGCCTTGTTTTTCGCTGGTTTGATCAATCAAGCCATCAACCTGATTTTGTTCATAATGTAA
- a CDS encoding ferrous iron transport protein A, which translates to MLLYKIKKATSCIIESVPAHKILEALGIRKGVNVRVLVRQPLGGPVVLRIGQRDVAVSYDYAKQIIVKEVF; encoded by the coding sequence ATGTTGCTATATAAAATCAAAAAAGCAACCAGCTGTATCATTGAATCGGTTCCTGCCCACAAAATACTAGAAGCGCTCGGTATTAGGAAGGGAGTGAACGTGCGGGTTCTGGTCAGGCAGCCTTTGGGGGGGCCAGTAGTCCTCAGGATTGGACAGCGTGATGTTGCCGTCTCATATGACTATGCAAAGCAAATCATTGTTAAAGAGGTGTTCTGA
- a CDS encoding ATP-binding protein, with the protein MIPRDIYMKTLLSFKDKDMVKIVTGIRRCGKSTLLDMFSGNLINSGVASENIIRLNFESLQYETIKDYRDLYKEVSGRISKIGKNYVILDEVQMVSGWMRAVNSFRVDFDVDIYITGSNAYLLSSDFATLLSGRYVEIKMLPLSFKEFLDFNTFEPGTSDDQKFETFLKYGGMPSVAAYDFRQRDINIALDGIYSSVILRDVVERNKITDQTLLRKLVLFMADNIGNLTSPNNIGNVLVHEGDLDEGKRKKNPAGKTISSYLTALEKAYVFYGAGRYDIKGKQYLKTQSKYYMVDTGIRNMLLGYRDVDRGRILENVVYFELLRRGYDVSIGKAGEKEIDFIAINPEEKIYYQVTETMSGERVRERELAPLQSIKDNYEKVVLSMDRSFVNSYEGIKIKNVVDFLLGK; encoded by the coding sequence ATGATACCAAGAGATATCTATATGAAAACGCTACTATCCTTCAAAGATAAGGATATGGTCAAGATTGTTACGGGAATACGACGCTGCGGTAAATCTACTCTGCTGGATATGTTCTCAGGCAACCTTATAAATTCCGGCGTAGCGTCAGAGAACATCATCCGTCTGAACTTTGAATCTCTGCAATACGAGACAATCAAAGACTATCGTGACTTATACAAAGAGGTGTCCGGCAGGATATCAAAGATCGGCAAGAATTATGTCATCCTCGACGAGGTACAGATGGTGTCGGGCTGGATGCGCGCGGTCAATTCGTTTCGCGTGGACTTCGACGTCGACATATACATCACCGGCTCCAACGCCTATTTGCTTTCCTCTGATTTTGCGACGTTATTGTCGGGACGGTATGTAGAAATCAAAATGCTGCCGCTCTCTTTCAAGGAGTTTCTTGACTTCAATACTTTTGAACCAGGAACGAGCGATGATCAGAAGTTTGAAACCTTTCTTAAGTACGGCGGTATGCCCTCTGTTGCCGCGTATGACTTCAGGCAGCGTGATATAAACATCGCGCTCGATGGTATTTATTCCTCCGTTATCTTGCGCGATGTAGTGGAACGGAATAAGATTACCGATCAGACGCTTCTTCGTAAGCTCGTACTGTTCATGGCCGACAATATCGGCAATCTCACATCTCCAAACAATATTGGAAACGTATTGGTTCACGAAGGAGATCTGGACGAAGGCAAACGAAAGAAAAATCCTGCCGGCAAAACCATATCGAGCTATTTAACGGCACTAGAGAAGGCTTATGTGTTCTACGGCGCAGGCCGTTATGACATCAAGGGAAAGCAGTACCTTAAAACGCAGAGCAAATACTATATGGTAGATACGGGCATCCGCAATATGCTGCTCGGCTACCGTGATGTGGACAGAGGGCGCATACTTGAGAATGTTGTATACTTTGAACTGCTTCGGCGCGGGTATGATGTCTCCATCGGCAAGGCTGGAGAAAAGGAAATTGACTTTATCGCCATCAATCCCGAGGAGAAGATTTACTACCAGGTCACGGAAACCATGAGCGGTGAGCGCGTACGGGAACGAGAACTTGCCCCGCTGCAGAGCATCAAGGACAATTACGAGAAAGTGGTACTGTCCATGGATAGAAGCTTTGTGAACTCGTATGAGGGTATCAAGATAAAAAATGTCGTAGATTTCCTGTTGGGGAAATAG
- a CDS encoding Gx transporter family protein has product MQNTGTARRIAVMGLMLSLSLILHWFEGLLPPPGIPGAKWGLANIVTMVVLLAGGWKDALLLVVLRQLVGGMITGKLFGIGFLFGLAGGVVSVFVMACLYYNKRFSVSLLGLAIAGAIAHNWAQWLVASYLVGSAAMIYYLPLLTLIAIPCGAITGLIIRQVAVYLGYMKQAPLRLAIKDVFVLLIAVVIALGAPVYWQATADPGTGKFAVISIGQEERYRFDLSKDLVKTLVLPNYSYIIEIKDGRIRVREADCPTQVCATMGWISQADRKIICAPSRMVITIIGPPRPGDVDTMLK; this is encoded by the coding sequence TTGCAGAATACAGGCACTGCCCGCCGGATAGCGGTAATGGGGCTGATGCTGTCTTTATCCCTGATCCTGCATTGGTTTGAAGGTTTGTTGCCGCCTCCGGGCATCCCCGGCGCCAAGTGGGGACTGGCGAATATCGTCACCATGGTGGTGCTGCTTGCGGGCGGCTGGAAGGACGCTTTGCTGCTAGTGGTGCTCCGGCAGCTTGTAGGCGGAATGATCACCGGCAAGCTGTTTGGCATCGGCTTTTTGTTCGGGCTGGCCGGAGGGGTGGTCAGTGTATTTGTGATGGCCTGTTTGTATTACAATAAACGGTTTTCTGTCTCACTGCTTGGGCTGGCAATTGCCGGCGCAATCGCCCACAACTGGGCCCAGTGGCTGGTGGCTTCATATCTGGTGGGCAGCGCGGCGATGATCTATTACCTGCCCTTATTGACATTGATCGCAATTCCCTGCGGCGCCATCACCGGTTTGATCATCAGGCAGGTGGCGGTTTACCTGGGTTATATGAAACAAGCCCCCTTAAGGCTGGCGATCAAAGACGTTTTCGTGCTGCTGATTGCTGTGGTGATTGCCCTGGGAGCTCCAGTCTACTGGCAGGCCACTGCCGATCCCGGAACAGGGAAATTTGCCGTCATCAGCATTGGCCAGGAAGAGCGGTACAGGTTTGATCTCTCAAAAGACCTGGTCAAAACCCTGGTACTGCCCAATTACAGCTACATCATCGAAATAAAAGACGGGCGGATCAGGGTGCGGGAAGCCGACTGCCCGACACAGGTGTGTGCGACCATGGGCTGGATCAGCCAGGCCGACCGCAAAATCATCTGTGCCCCAAGCAGGATGGTGATCACCATCATCGGGCCGCCCCGGCCGGGAGATGTGGATACCATGCTGAAGTAG